CACCCCATTCTCGAACAGCCCGATCGCCTCGGGCGCATGCGTCTTCTTGGCGACGATGAACGCGATCAGCGGCAGCCGCATCCCCACGAACACCACCTCGCGGTCGCGTATCTCCCGCGCCGCCGCCGCCACCATCAACTCGCCCATGGTGTACTCGCCCAGGCTGTAAGACGACGCTGTGGGCGCCCCAGTCTGGGATCCTTGGGTCGCACCGTATTTTTCGTGAGTCGTCATCGAACCTTGCATCTTCTAAGAACTTCCGCGATTCTGCAATCTACAATCTGTCATCCCCTCATGGACGTCACTCTCTACACCCGCGCCGGCTGCCACCTCTGCGACGAGGTCAAGGCCACGCTCACCCGCGCCCGCGCCCACGCCGAATTCAACCTGCGCGAGGTCGACATCGATTCCGACCCCGATCTCCGAGCGCGCTACGACCTCGAGGTCCCGGTCGTGGTCATCGACGGCAAGAAAGCCTTCAAGTACTCACTCACCGAATCCGACTTCCTCAAGGTCCTCAACTCCCGCTGATTTGTTTTGTCATTCCGAGCGAGTCGAGGAACCCCTATCGCAACCAGACTTTCGCGTGCCGCCTCGGTACTTGGTACTATCACTCTTCCCATGCGCAAGCTCTCCCACCCTTACCAAGACGTCTTTCTCCACGACGCCATCCTTACCGCATGCCGCCAGTTCGGCTCGAAGACGGCCATCATTGACACCTCGAACAATGACGCCTCCAACCCGCGCCGCATCACCTATGCCGAATACGGAGACCTGGTCGAGCGCATCGCCCGCAACTTCGCCGCGCTCACCACGCCCGGCTCGGTCATCGCCATCTACCACGCGAACGCGTGGGAGTTTGC
The sequence above is a segment of the Acidobacteriota bacterium genome. Coding sequences within it:
- a CDS encoding glutaredoxin family protein, whose amino-acid sequence is MDVTLYTRAGCHLCDEVKATLTRARAHAEFNLREVDIDSDPDLRARYDLEVPVVVIDGKKAFKYSLTESDFLKVLNSR